A genome region from Alicyclobacillus acidocaldarius subsp. acidocaldarius DSM 446 includes the following:
- a CDS encoding amino acid permease, with amino-acid sequence MSLDRALGEEKTRPAYIVSSREVGLRRDLRSRHLSMIAIGGAIGTGVFVASGSSISTAGPGGALLAYIIVGIMVYFVMTSLGEMATFMPIAGSFEQYATRFVDPALGFALGWNYWYTWTVTLPAELAAGAMVMRYWFPHVPAIVWSATFLALLFLLNVVSVKGYGEGEYWFAGIKVITIVAFILVGLAMIFGILGGHPVGWHVFMTGGTPFHGGWIGFLSTVMVAGFAFQGTELVGLAAGESDHPERNVPRAIRTVFWRILLFYVLAIFVIGMLIPYTDPNLLNASVNNVAISPFTLVFRRAGFAFAAGVMNAVILTAVLSAGNSSLYASSRMLWALACEGKAPKVFAKVNRHGVPMNALYVNTAIGFVAFLSSIVGNGAIYTWMLNAASLTGFLAWLGIAVSHYRFRKAYVAQGRSLDDLVYRAKWYPFGPLFAAALCAVVIIGQDTSIFTGGKIDWMGVVATYIGIPLFVVLWLGYKWVKKTKVIPLAEVQFEE; translated from the coding sequence TTGAGCCTAGATCGCGCATTGGGAGAGGAAAAGACCCGTCCCGCCTACATCGTCTCTTCGCGAGAGGTGGGGCTGCGCCGTGACCTGCGATCGCGCCATCTGTCGATGATCGCCATCGGCGGTGCCATCGGCACGGGCGTGTTCGTCGCGAGCGGATCGTCCATCTCCACCGCCGGGCCGGGCGGTGCGCTGCTCGCGTACATCATCGTCGGCATCATGGTGTACTTCGTGATGACGAGCCTGGGTGAGATGGCGACCTTCATGCCGATTGCCGGATCGTTCGAACAGTACGCCACGCGCTTCGTCGATCCGGCACTCGGCTTCGCCCTTGGCTGGAACTACTGGTACACCTGGACGGTGACGTTGCCCGCGGAGCTCGCGGCCGGAGCGATGGTCATGAGGTACTGGTTTCCGCACGTGCCTGCCATCGTGTGGAGCGCGACATTTTTGGCGCTCCTGTTCCTGCTCAACGTGGTGAGCGTGAAGGGCTACGGCGAAGGCGAGTACTGGTTTGCGGGCATCAAGGTCATCACCATCGTCGCGTTCATCCTCGTGGGTCTCGCGATGATCTTCGGGATTCTCGGCGGGCATCCGGTCGGCTGGCACGTGTTCATGACGGGCGGCACGCCCTTTCACGGAGGGTGGATCGGCTTTCTGAGCACGGTGATGGTCGCCGGCTTCGCGTTCCAAGGCACGGAGCTCGTCGGCCTCGCCGCGGGCGAGAGCGATCACCCGGAGCGCAACGTGCCGCGCGCCATTCGCACCGTGTTCTGGCGCATCCTGCTCTTTTACGTGCTGGCCATCTTCGTCATTGGCATGCTCATTCCGTACACCGATCCGAATCTGCTGAACGCGAGCGTGAACAACGTGGCCATCAGCCCGTTCACCCTCGTGTTTCGCCGCGCCGGCTTCGCTTTTGCGGCGGGCGTCATGAATGCGGTCATCCTGACCGCCGTGCTGTCGGCTGGCAACTCATCGCTGTACGCGTCGAGCCGCATGCTATGGGCGCTCGCGTGCGAGGGGAAGGCGCCGAAGGTGTTCGCCAAGGTCAACCGCCACGGCGTTCCGATGAACGCGCTGTATGTGAACACCGCCATCGGCTTCGTGGCGTTTTTGTCGTCCATCGTCGGAAACGGCGCGATTTACACGTGGATGTTGAACGCGGCCAGCCTCACCGGTTTCCTCGCGTGGCTCGGCATCGCCGTGAGCCACTACCGCTTCCGCAAGGCGTACGTGGCACAGGGCCGTTCTCTCGACGATCTCGTCTACCGCGCGAAATGGTATCCGTTTGGCCCTTTGTTCGCCGCGGCGCTGTGCGCAGTGGTCATTATCGGCCAGGATACGAGCATCTTCACGGGCGGCAAGATCGACTGGATGGGCGTGGTGGCGACTTACATCGGCATCCCGCTGTTCGTGGTGCTGTGGCTCGGCTATAAGTGGGTCAAGAAGACCAAGGTGATTCCGCTCGCGGAGGTTCAGTTTGAGGAGTGA
- a CDS encoding putative iron-sulfur cluster-binding metallochaperone yields MAAMVCPACHEPARRVALRTVKAMLTGAALRRLRPDDDFHFCASADCDVVYFAPDQVFRVADVRQRVFQKDASADAPVCYCFDWTRESLVAALHQGARPDEDIEEQVRERRCACDLRNPQGACCLGNVKAVLANARASS; encoded by the coding sequence ATGGCAGCCATGGTTTGTCCCGCATGTCATGAACCGGCACGCCGGGTCGCGCTTCGCACCGTCAAGGCGATGCTCACGGGCGCTGCGCTCCGCCGACTCCGGCCGGATGACGATTTTCACTTTTGCGCTTCCGCTGACTGCGATGTCGTGTACTTCGCGCCGGATCAGGTCTTTCGCGTCGCCGATGTCAGGCAACGCGTGTTTCAAAAGGACGCGTCAGCTGACGCGCCCGTGTGCTATTGCTTCGATTGGACGCGCGAGTCGCTTGTCGCGGCCTTGCATCAAGGCGCTCGCCCGGACGAGGATATCGAAGAGCAGGTGCGCGAGCGCCGATGCGCCTGTGATCTCCGCAATCCGCAAGGCGCGTGTTGCCTCGGCAACGTCAAGGCCGTTCTCGCGAACGCTCGCGCCAGTTCGTAG
- a CDS encoding SpoIID/LytB domain-containing protein: MTWLRRIGFTLAGAALVTGWSIAPPVHAQTIFNTPYPTVIRVAIRAYNNPTAPILYVQTLGFEEYCEDVLPNEWVPSWNEEALKAGAIAVKMFAWYWTLHPRTENGWTYDVDNTTNYQTFKYLSGHYKTDLAIQQTWNMVFVPPDGSIKPLEYRQGSAHRPGYAYIGTYIMSQWGTEYWAKVAKLPFTQILSLFYPGYQVRWV; the protein is encoded by the coding sequence ATGACCTGGCTTCGACGCATCGGCTTCACGCTGGCGGGGGCCGCGCTCGTCACCGGATGGTCGATCGCCCCGCCCGTGCACGCACAGACTATCTTCAACACGCCGTATCCCACAGTCATCCGCGTGGCGATACGGGCGTACAACAACCCGACCGCGCCCATCTTGTACGTGCAGACACTCGGATTTGAGGAGTACTGCGAAGATGTGCTTCCGAACGAATGGGTCCCGAGTTGGAACGAAGAGGCGCTGAAGGCGGGCGCGATCGCGGTCAAGATGTTCGCGTGGTACTGGACGCTCCATCCGCGCACCGAAAACGGATGGACGTACGACGTGGACAACACAACCAACTACCAGACGTTCAAGTACCTGAGCGGCCACTATAAGACGGACCTGGCCATTCAGCAGACGTGGAACATGGTCTTTGTGCCGCCGGACGGCTCCATCAAGCCGCTCGAGTATCGGCAGGGCTCCGCGCACCGCCCGGGCTACGCGTACATCGGCACCTACATCATGTCTCAGTGGGGCACAGAGTACTGGGCGAAGGTGGCCAAGCTTCCTTTCACCCAGATCCTGAGCCTCTTCTACCCCGGATATCAAGTCCGATGGGTGTGA